The Deltaproteobacteria bacterium genome window below encodes:
- a CDS encoding CHC2 zinc finger domain-containing protein, translating to MNRFSKEYKPNNLMPALIAIIKSNLSIEEVVREYALLFDSGNELIGQCPFIGCGGSIAVDKINSTYHCDNCERNGDVLTFIMEIENLTLKETIQVILSRYAGL from the coding sequence ATGAATAGATTTTCTAAAGAATACAAACCAAATAACCTGATGCCAGCACTCATAGCAATCATAAAATCGAATTTATCAATTGAAGAAGTAGTGAGAGAATATGCACTTCTCTTCGATTCAGGGAATGAACTCATAGGACAGTGCCCCTTCATTGGGTGTGGTGGCTCCATAGCTGTGGATAAAATCAATTCAACTTACCACTGCGATAACTGTGAAAGGAACGGAGATGTTCTGACATTCATTATGGAGATTGAAAACCTGACACTCAAAGAAACGATACAGGTTATTCTTAGCCGATATGCAGGGCTATGA
- a CDS encoding helix-turn-helix transcriptional regulator: MEISSINHIWKYRKRKRLGQKRIAYLLGHTCPTQFSKWESGKILPNLENALKLAYILDAPVESLFGDLFSDLRKDVDKKELALFGDTKRSKESNKQF; the protein is encoded by the coding sequence ATGGAGATTAGTTCAATCAACCACATCTGGAAATATAGAAAAAGAAAAAGGCTAGGCCAGAAACGGATAGCCTATCTTCTGGGACACACGTGCCCTACGCAATTCTCGAAGTGGGAAAGTGGAAAGATACTCCCAAATCTCGAGAACGCGCTCAAGCTTGCATACATACTCGATGCCCCAGTTGAGTCACTTTTTGGAGATTTATTCAGCGATCTCAGAAAGGACGTAGATAAAAAAGAATTAGCACTCTTCGGAGATACAAAAAGGTCGAAGGAAAGCAATAAGCAGTTTTAA
- a CDS encoding recombinase family protein — protein MYSSQVKIKYFAYCRKSTEDSKRQVASINDQKSVILTLVERENLNLIGDPFTEEKSAKKPGRQVFNEMLDRIEKEEANGILCWDIDRLYRNPIDEGRLRWMLQNGIIKEIRTPYRMFYPDDAGLLMGVEGGRATDYVIRLSKNVKRAFGRKLNEGWRPGPAPVGYMNMGETGAKIIVPDPERFELIRKMWDLMLTGNYSVLRIRDIATHEWGLRTRATRKMGGKPLSMSHIYKIFSDTFYYGWYLWKDPDTGEQRLYQGMHQPMITEQEFARIQILLGKNTNPRPKKRTFPYSGLMRCGECTSSITAEEKNQLICDGCKHKFSYENKTSCPKCDIQISEMRGPKFLHYVYYHCTKKKNTACTQKSIRVKELERQYNEQLLRLKIDKDYFKLALDYLRETQMTTAEEEKAIRQSLQKAYDNCQIRINNLNKEYTSPQNENYALYSPDEFKSLKGELLKERNGIEQELKNIKHNLDRTYELSERTFNFCVYASYHFTNGDFQTKKEIFSAIGSNLTLKDGKLRIEALEPYILIENALSTIHDEISRFEPNNNGFNKRKEAAFAASIPIWLGTLEDVRTWIYENQGWFDVPVLVKILRKLS, from the coding sequence GTGTACTCGTCACAAGTAAAAATTAAATATTTCGCTTACTGCAGAAAATCTACGGAAGATTCCAAGCGGCAGGTAGCCTCTATCAACGACCAAAAAAGCGTTATTTTAACACTCGTTGAGCGTGAAAACCTCAATCTTATAGGAGACCCTTTTACTGAAGAAAAAAGCGCGAAGAAACCGGGGAGACAAGTGTTTAATGAAATGCTCGACAGGATAGAAAAAGAGGAGGCAAATGGGATTCTGTGTTGGGATATTGACAGGCTCTATAGAAACCCTATAGATGAGGGGAGGCTACGATGGATGCTCCAAAATGGGATTATAAAAGAAATCCGTACACCATATCGGATGTTTTATCCTGACGATGCCGGACTTTTAATGGGAGTTGAAGGTGGCCGAGCAACAGATTATGTAATTAGGCTTTCAAAAAACGTAAAGCGTGCCTTCGGAAGAAAACTCAATGAGGGATGGCGACCTGGGCCCGCCCCTGTCGGGTATATGAACATGGGTGAGACCGGCGCTAAAATAATAGTCCCCGACCCCGAGCGTTTTGAGCTTATACGTAAAATGTGGGACCTGATGCTTACGGGAAACTATTCGGTTTTGCGCATTAGAGATATCGCAACCCATGAGTGGGGATTAAGAACAAGAGCCACAAGAAAAATGGGAGGCAAGCCGCTGAGTATGAGTCATATCTACAAGATTTTCAGCGATACATTCTATTACGGATGGTATTTATGGAAAGACCCGGATACTGGAGAGCAGAGATTGTATCAAGGAATGCATCAACCAATGATCACAGAGCAAGAATTCGCAAGGATACAAATACTGCTCGGTAAAAATACTAACCCCCGGCCCAAGAAACGCACATTTCCATATAGTGGGCTAATGAGGTGTGGTGAGTGCACTTCTAGTATTACTGCTGAAGAAAAGAATCAACTTATTTGTGATGGATGCAAACATAAGTTTTCGTATGAAAATAAAACTTCTTGCCCTAAGTGTGACATCCAAATATCCGAGATGAGAGGACCTAAATTTTTGCATTACGTCTATTATCACTGCACAAAAAAGAAAAATACTGCATGCACACAAAAATCGATACGGGTGAAAGAGCTTGAGAGGCAGTACAATGAGCAGCTCCTACGTCTCAAGATTGACAAGGATTATTTTAAGCTCGCTCTTGATTACCTTCGAGAGACTCAAATGACGACGGCAGAAGAAGAGAAAGCCATTCGCCAGTCATTGCAGAAAGCATACGATAACTGTCAAATCCGTATCAACAATCTTAATAAGGAATATACCTCGCCCCAGAATGAGAATTACGCTCTTTACTCTCCTGATGAATTTAAATCATTGAAAGGCGAGCTTTTGAAGGAAAGAAATGGGATTGAACAAGAGCTGAAGAATATAAAACATAATCTTGATAGAACATATGAGCTTTCTGAACGCACATTTAATTTCTGCGTTTACGCCTCTTACCATTTCACGAATGGGGATTTTCAAACCAAAAAGGAGATATTCTCTGCCATAGGTTCGAACCTGACGCTAAAGGACGGAAAACTTAGAATTGAAGCCCTTGAACCGTATATTCTGATTGAGAATGCGCTTTCAACTATACACGATGAAATTAGCAGGTTCGAACCTAACAATAATGGCTTCAATAAAAGAAAAGAAGCAGCTTTTGCTGCTTCCATTCCAATCTGGCTGGGGACCTTGGAGGACGTTAGAACCTGGATTTATGAAAACCAAGGATGGTTTGATGTTCCGGTATTAGTAAAAATACTTAGAAAATTATCCTAA
- a CDS encoding AAA family ATPase translates to MKLIKFEIKNFKNLSSISLEWDEILFLIGENNAGKSTVLQALELFLSGKQIKDRGLYRNEICDEVSAIEFIGHFTELTEEERLKPAVQGRMNGDKWILRKKFWLEVDGDKEVWEEQYFSYQRIELITGWPEQGTTWTNGWPDEFNELIAEVRTEAGHNRCNEATKELLRQKIRETRPELITYTNDWANNPGGGGSWKSNANSILPQFVYVPAVQDVSEETKAKDITTYGKIINLILERKLAVKPEVIALNEQLKRVQALFKPDAAHPEWTQAGEISQLETDITDKLSSVIQAQAFIEPKDIDLNAHILPGTVLKIDDGFKTDVPLQGHGLQRCLVITLLQILNDYSRAVDGVNTEGWDKRSVIFGIEEPEIYMHPHMLRRMKDVLMSLTAQDKYQVICTTHSPTLIDISDSHKNIVRFQKDANRNVSTLQVMTDIFSGTSAREERDRFRMILEFDPAVNELFFAKRVVLVEGDTEMAVFQKAPDLLSFFSADPGQKRDTTFINCHSKDLIPLFCRVLNHFQIDYLVVHDIDNSTDPDNALIASTVRAGTPVITYNPTIEDELGFSYQGRNKPLAVLNHFVSLVDSGSLPTPFTAKLRQIYGIP, encoded by the coding sequence ATGAAGCTCATAAAATTTGAAATCAAAAACTTCAAGAACTTAAGTTCAATCAGTCTCGAATGGGATGAAATTCTTTTTCTTATTGGAGAAAATAATGCTGGTAAATCTACAGTGTTACAAGCACTGGAGCTTTTCTTGAGCGGTAAGCAGATCAAAGACAGGGGACTTTATCGAAATGAAATCTGCGATGAGGTGTCTGCAATTGAATTTATTGGCCATTTCACGGAATTGACTGAGGAAGAAAGGCTTAAGCCCGCAGTTCAGGGCCGCATGAATGGTGATAAGTGGATACTACGGAAGAAATTCTGGCTTGAAGTCGATGGTGATAAGGAGGTATGGGAAGAACAATACTTTTCATATCAACGTATTGAATTAATAACTGGGTGGCCGGAGCAAGGAACGACCTGGACAAATGGCTGGCCCGATGAATTTAATGAATTGATAGCAGAAGTTAGAACAGAAGCCGGACATAATCGATGTAACGAAGCAACCAAAGAGTTGCTTAGACAAAAAATAAGAGAAACACGCCCGGAATTAATAACATATACTAACGACTGGGCCAACAATCCTGGGGGCGGGGGAAGTTGGAAATCAAATGCAAACAGCATTTTGCCTCAATTCGTTTATGTTCCAGCCGTTCAAGATGTAAGTGAAGAAACGAAGGCAAAAGACATAACTACTTACGGGAAAATTATTAACCTAATTCTTGAAAGAAAGCTAGCTGTGAAGCCCGAAGTAATTGCTCTAAATGAACAATTGAAGCGTGTTCAGGCTCTGTTCAAACCAGACGCTGCACATCCGGAGTGGACTCAGGCTGGAGAGATTTCGCAACTTGAAACCGATATCACTGACAAACTTTCGTCAGTGATACAAGCGCAAGCCTTCATCGAACCTAAAGACATTGATCTAAATGCTCATATTTTACCAGGCACGGTTTTGAAAATAGACGATGGATTCAAAACAGATGTGCCACTACAAGGACATGGTTTACAACGTTGTCTTGTCATTACATTGTTGCAAATCCTTAATGATTATTCACGAGCGGTTGATGGCGTGAATACGGAAGGCTGGGACAAACGATCGGTAATTTTTGGAATTGAAGAGCCTGAGATCTATATGCACCCGCATATGTTACGGCGTATGAAAGATGTACTTATGTCACTCACGGCTCAAGATAAATATCAGGTCATTTGTACCACGCACTCTCCTACGCTTATAGATATTTCCGATAGTCATAAGAATATTGTCCGCTTTCAGAAGGATGCGAATCGTAATGTGAGTACATTGCAAGTTATGACTGATATATTTTCAGGTACGAGTGCACGAGAGGAGAGAGATCGTTTTCGTATGATTCTGGAGTTTGATCCGGCGGTGAACGAACTGTTTTTTGCAAAAAGAGTCGTACTTGTAGAGGGTGATACAGAAATGGCAGTTTTCCAAAAGGCACCCGATCTGCTTAGTTTCTTTTCAGCCGATCCAGGCCAGAAGCGCGATACGACGTTTATCAATTGTCATTCAAAGGACCTTATCCCTTTGTTTTGTAGGGTCCTAAATCATTTTCAAATTGATTATCTTGTTGTTCATGATATTGACAATTCCACCGATCCAGACAATGCTCTTATAGCAAGCACTGTTCGTGCTGGAACGCCAGTAATAACCTACAACCCTACTATAGAGGATGAACTTGGTTTTTCTTATCAAGGCCGTAATAAGCCACTAGCGGTTTTGAATCATTTTGTTTCATTGGTAGATAGTGGCAGTCTGCCGACTCCATTCACAGCAAAACTTCGCCAGATTTACGGGATTCCATGA
- a CDS encoding HD domain-containing protein has protein sequence MIRISLLLRIFDSAYMQRWNDKPRPIEFIELDKQAHKMVIAYVLGKLEEENGGISWIEIIEGGIFELLQRIVVTDLKPPIFYKIKSDPEKYETLRKNVVKEWEQLISNMDDEFFQRFNDYFSNYEETKNKKILEYAHLKASYWEFKFIKNINPGGFEIEDVEKNLIDQIERYSELECVKSLSAKPSILKFIDLCAQLRFQARWSNLHRIPKTSVLGHSLFVAIMSYLFSLTNGASHERTFNNYFTGLFHDLPEVLTRDIISPVKRSIPGLDELIKKYEKEEMDIIYKLVPEEWHKELGLFCENEFEDITDPSNGELIRDGDIIKACDHLAAFIEAREAIKNGCSSINFQETLITLRNEYDRRNIKDINFGELYADLML, from the coding sequence ATGATACGAATTTCACTATTATTAAGGATTTTTGATTCTGCGTACATGCAAAGATGGAATGATAAACCACGACCTATAGAATTCATAGAACTAGATAAACAAGCTCATAAGATGGTGATTGCCTATGTTCTAGGCAAATTAGAGGAGGAGAATGGAGGTATTAGTTGGATCGAGATAATTGAGGGGGGAATTTTTGAACTTCTTCAACGGATTGTTGTAACTGACTTAAAACCACCAATTTTCTATAAGATAAAAAGTGATCCAGAAAAGTATGAAACTTTAAGAAAAAATGTAGTTAAAGAATGGGAGCAATTAATATCAAACATGGATGATGAGTTTTTTCAAAGATTTAATGATTATTTTTCAAATTATGAGGAAACAAAAAATAAAAAAATTCTGGAGTATGCTCATCTTAAAGCCTCATATTGGGAATTCAAGTTTATTAAGAATATCAATCCTGGTGGATTCGAAATTGAGGATGTTGAAAAAAACTTGATAGATCAAATAGAGCGTTATTCAGAATTAGAATGTGTGAAATCATTGAGCGCCAAACCTAGTATTCTAAAATTCATAGATCTTTGTGCGCAACTCAGGTTTCAGGCTAGATGGTCTAATCTTCATAGGATACCTAAAACTTCTGTTCTTGGACATTCACTGTTTGTTGCTATAATGTCCTATCTTTTTTCTCTGACGAACGGTGCTTCTCACGAAAGGACTTTCAATAATTATTTCACTGGTCTTTTTCACGATTTACCTGAAGTTCTCACTCGAGATATCATATCGCCTGTAAAGAGATCTATTCCGGGTCTTGATGAATTGATCAAAAAATACGAAAAAGAAGAGATGGATATTATATACAAACTAGTACCAGAAGAATGGCATAAAGAGTTAGGACTTTTCTGTGAAAATGAATTTGAGGATATTACTGATCCATCTAACGGAGAACTTATAAGAGATGGTGATATTATTAAAGCATGCGATCATCTCGCTGCATTTATAGAAGCCCGTGAAGCAATAAAAAATGGATGTTCTAGCATAAATTTTCAAGAGACTTTAATAACATTAAGGAACGAATATGACAGAAGAAATATTAAAGATATTAATTTTGGAGAATTATATGCAGATTTGATGTTATGA
- a CDS encoding J domain-containing protein has protein sequence MGFLSRLIGKLGKHTGENTVARGSERGKHHGQGEVPNNINLDSIEYIPLPQSPCTWELDGRDGFQREYEDPLLKEIFQYGWQGKYTKVINLSKKLSIDRLSGQLGQIVAKAYRNTVLKRLRANQIKSAARWAKEMLDTVPTHCTDTDKRRLNKIILKLDKAKIKHKFLPVDVPPPSSEPLFTLSKGDKWNILEVKTLPKDERPDKTFQILGVTFDGVLYADRNGKSELASGGPSALRKLDRSGKVVAERAINHDIYRVGFKATSKYCIIMDSNGCIYIYDNFLKLIAKSDLQEDRRVKEHFRTTDTNYWGEFRSQVRAVDASTDGRYYLFTLADEAWCCSLDGETVWGVRMPLNEGWVRAVGQSAQPDLGIEVEEALKTLGLTLPITPQEIKQKYKKLALRHHPDRNPGDTEADKRMQEINEAFQILTGIDPAKIDIVVEDSETTYFRRETPDHVIESGSIRLEFWGLSGPAQDWIYCASFLAHSTGAFLLTYSGKVVEVDSKGLPLRVYDIGVVPDEIVEVGNYIYILTSTRLYVLEQKNNLIAFVDVFRKGRLLVTTTGFGLLDSKCFKWFTPSGDQSGEVITRHPIRALYNSEYGIVIETRQHRTTISGLSLFDSTKH, from the coding sequence GTGGGATTCTTATCACGACTAATTGGAAAACTAGGCAAACATACAGGAGAAAACACAGTAGCTCGTGGTAGTGAAAGAGGAAAGCACCATGGTCAAGGGGAGGTGCCTAACAACATTAATTTAGATTCTATCGAATATATTCCTTTACCTCAGTCACCTTGTACATGGGAACTTGATGGGCGTGACGGTTTTCAACGGGAATATGAAGATCCTCTATTAAAGGAAATATTTCAATATGGGTGGCAAGGAAAATATACAAAGGTAATAAATCTATCCAAGAAGTTAAGTATAGATCGTCTCTCTGGCCAACTAGGTCAGATAGTTGCCAAAGCTTATCGTAATACTGTCCTGAAGCGTCTCAGGGCCAATCAAATTAAGTCTGCTGCACGATGGGCAAAGGAAATGCTCGATACTGTCCCCACACATTGTACTGATACCGACAAAAGACGTTTGAACAAAATCATCCTTAAATTAGACAAGGCAAAGATTAAACATAAATTTCTACCAGTAGATGTTCCTCCGCCAAGTAGTGAACCACTATTCACATTATCCAAGGGGGATAAATGGAATATTCTTGAAGTCAAAACGCTCCCGAAGGATGAAAGACCGGATAAAACATTTCAGATCTTGGGTGTCACTTTTGATGGGGTTTTATATGCTGACCGAAATGGAAAGAGCGAGTTGGCTTCTGGCGGTCCTTCTGCACTGCGGAAACTTGATCGATCAGGGAAAGTTGTTGCTGAGCGTGCTATAAATCATGACATATATAGAGTTGGTTTCAAAGCAACAAGTAAGTACTGCATTATCATGGATAGTAATGGGTGCATTTATATATATGATAACTTTCTTAAATTGATAGCTAAAAGCGACTTACAAGAAGATAGACGAGTTAAAGAACATTTTAGAACCACAGATACGAACTATTGGGGCGAGTTTCGAAGTCAGGTCCGAGCCGTTGACGCGAGCACTGACGGGAGATATTACTTGTTTACGCTTGCCGACGAGGCTTGGTGTTGTTCATTGGATGGTGAGACGGTCTGGGGTGTTCGGATGCCACTAAATGAAGGGTGGGTGCGTGCAGTTGGTCAGAGTGCGCAACCTGATCTAGGAATTGAAGTCGAGGAAGCGCTAAAAACACTTGGACTGACTCTTCCGATAACTCCACAGGAAATCAAACAAAAATATAAGAAGTTGGCACTAAGACATCACCCTGATCGAAACCCTGGAGACACTGAAGCAGACAAACGCATGCAAGAAATAAATGAAGCTTTCCAAATACTTACCGGCATAGACCCGGCTAAAATCGATATCGTGGTTGAAGATTCAGAAACAACATATTTTCGCCGTGAGACGCCGGACCACGTGATTGAATCTGGATCAATTCGACTGGAATTTTGGGGTCTAAGCGGACCAGCGCAAGACTGGATTTACTGTGCTTCATTTTTAGCACACAGCACTGGAGCATTTCTCCTAACATACTCGGGTAAAGTGGTTGAGGTGGATAGTAAAGGTCTACCTTTACGGGTCTACGATATTGGTGTAGTTCCAGACGAAATTGTAGAGGTAGGTAACTATATCTACATACTCACTTCAACTCGTTTATATGTCTTAGAACAAAAAAATAATCTCATAGCTTTCGTAGATGTGTTCCGCAAGGGAAGATTGCTTGTGACAACTACAGGCTTCGGCCTTCTGGATAGTAAGTGTTTCAAGTGGTTTACACCATCTGGTGACCAGTCGGGAGAGGTCATTACACGTCACCCAATTCGAGCATTATACAATTCAGAGTACGGCATTGTGATTGAGACTCGACAACATCGCACAACCATAAGTGGTCTGAGTCTATTTGATTCAACCAAACATTAG
- a CDS encoding AAA family ATPase translates to MRIRSIRLHPYAAIQDKTFSFENGLNILLGPNEAGKSTLFQAVVHGLLTSTSKTARQLEDEMGNFFPVGGGDIIRLKILLELEEGSQVHIQKTWKKGNREGSASIRLPDGTEITNEEDVQKQIFELLPVSPATMRTILLSNQSGLQETLKQMKQEEQVRNELGAVLRKSVMETGGISVDRFRKIVDDKFENYFKKWNRGQQYPENNRGIQNPYKVGLGKVVEAFYRKEKSKIDYESALEFEQRLDGLNKEIGWLTEQLQEKKQDHEKLSPLKSGIQRRQNKEYKLKEIGQELESIREINKQWPLLDQRLESIATQIKELEQHINQYQQELQQVQKQQELRMLKERIQNLEDLKKKAGEMKREVEEATQVTEEQITDLRNFNVHMDRLEARVEAAKLRISVEGKVDTEFDWQEVSKENSETISLNKGDEKKRTATGGFTLETNELKISVFSGDGDIEQTVQELEEKGESFSRKLKEAGAQDLQEAESMERLYRDKLFHLEQAENQFREGLGDDDLEMLKQKLEEYKPDKEVRDSIKISEDLAEATSRRDGLEKEKLEKEGQLAEWKNKYDNHDKVAEALGDLLVQYRDLNKEVEVLPDLPKEFESAESFLNYMDQLDQEISELKEKISENKEGRARLEGQASDTSSEELNAQKQEAEAEFERINREAEILARVQEKTEELLNSLDVDTFKGVKDSFLKWLSIVSGKRFKTVRMEQDMPEAFVTNNKQELTFQLLSHGTKGSVALAWRFALCDHLMDKRLGVVVLDDPLVDMDPDRRNQAVDGIYEFSKKHQVLVMTCHPEHAKEMEQGYEVKFG, encoded by the coding sequence ATGAGAATTAGATCCATCCGGCTACACCCATATGCGGCGATCCAAGACAAAACCTTTTCATTTGAAAATGGACTGAATATATTGCTTGGGCCTAATGAGGCGGGCAAGTCTACACTGTTTCAGGCGGTGGTACACGGACTTCTAACATCCACCAGCAAGACGGCTAGGCAACTGGAAGATGAAATGGGCAACTTTTTCCCGGTTGGTGGAGGTGACATTATCCGCCTGAAGATATTACTCGAACTGGAAGAAGGTTCGCAGGTGCACATTCAGAAAACCTGGAAAAAAGGGAATCGTGAGGGGAGTGCTAGTATCCGCCTTCCGGATGGAACGGAAATCACTAACGAAGAGGACGTTCAAAAACAGATTTTTGAGTTGTTACCTGTATCACCGGCCACAATGCGAACGATTTTGTTGTCGAATCAGTCTGGCCTTCAGGAGACACTGAAACAGATGAAGCAGGAAGAACAGGTGCGGAATGAGCTGGGAGCGGTGTTGCGGAAAAGCGTGATGGAGACGGGTGGGATTTCTGTGGATCGTTTCCGGAAGATCGTGGATGACAAGTTTGAAAACTATTTTAAAAAATGGAACCGAGGACAGCAGTATCCTGAAAACAACCGGGGTATTCAAAATCCGTATAAAGTTGGACTCGGTAAGGTGGTGGAAGCATTTTATCGAAAGGAAAAGTCCAAGATCGATTATGAATCTGCGCTGGAATTTGAGCAAAGACTTGATGGTTTGAATAAGGAAATAGGATGGCTGACAGAGCAGCTTCAGGAGAAAAAGCAAGATCATGAGAAGCTCAGTCCTCTGAAGAGTGGAATCCAACGGCGACAGAATAAAGAGTATAAACTGAAGGAAATTGGACAAGAACTGGAATCTATTCGGGAGATCAATAAGCAGTGGCCGTTGTTGGATCAGCGGCTTGAGAGTATTGCGACTCAAATTAAAGAATTAGAGCAGCACATTAATCAGTATCAGCAGGAATTACAACAAGTGCAGAAGCAGCAGGAATTGAGAATGCTTAAAGAACGGATCCAAAATCTGGAGGATTTAAAGAAAAAAGCCGGTGAGATGAAACGAGAGGTGGAGGAAGCCACACAGGTAACCGAAGAGCAAATTACTGATCTGCGGAATTTTAATGTGCATATGGATCGTCTGGAAGCTCGGGTGGAAGCGGCGAAGCTAAGAATATCGGTGGAAGGTAAAGTCGATACGGAATTTGATTGGCAGGAGGTTAGTAAGGAAAATTCTGAGACTATTTCTCTTAATAAGGGAGATGAGAAAAAGAGGACAGCTACTGGTGGATTTACGCTGGAAACCAATGAGCTGAAGATCAGCGTTTTTTCTGGTGACGGGGATATCGAGCAGACTGTACAGGAGCTTGAGGAAAAAGGAGAATCATTTAGTAGGAAGCTTAAGGAGGCAGGGGCGCAGGATCTTCAAGAGGCGGAGTCGATGGAGCGACTGTACCGGGATAAGCTGTTTCATCTGGAACAGGCCGAAAACCAATTCCGGGAAGGGTTGGGAGATGATGATCTAGAGATGTTGAAGCAGAAGCTAGAAGAATACAAGCCTGATAAAGAGGTACGGGACTCTATAAAGATTTCTGAAGATTTGGCAGAGGCTACATCCAGAAGAGATGGACTCGAAAAAGAGAAGCTGGAGAAGGAAGGCCAGTTGGCTGAATGGAAGAATAAATATGATAATCATGATAAAGTCGCCGAGGCACTGGGTGATCTTCTAGTTCAATATCGGGATTTGAATAAAGAGGTCGAGGTACTTCCTGACTTACCGAAGGAATTTGAATCTGCTGAATCTTTTTTAAATTATATGGATCAATTGGATCAGGAAATTAGCGAACTTAAGGAAAAGATTTCAGAAAATAAGGAGGGGCGGGCCCGTTTGGAAGGTCAGGCATCAGATACTTCTTCTGAAGAGCTTAATGCACAAAAGCAAGAAGCCGAGGCGGAATTTGAGCGAATTAACAGAGAAGCAGAGATTCTGGCCCGTGTTCAAGAAAAGACGGAAGAGCTGTTGAATTCTCTTGATGTGGATACTTTTAAAGGTGTAAAGGATTCATTTCTGAAGTGGCTTTCAATTGTTTCTGGCAAGCGGTTCAAGACGGTGAGGATGGAGCAGGATATGCCGGAGGCGTTTGTGACGAATAATAAGCAGGAATTGACTTTTCAACTGCTTTCCCATGGTACAAAAGGGTCAGTGGCCTTGGCTTGGCGGTTTGCCTTGTGTGATCATCTCATGGATAAGCGGTTGGGTGTGGTTGTACTGGATGATCCTCTGGTCGATATGGATCCTGATCGCCGAAACCAGGCTGTTGATGGTATCTATGAGTTTTCAAAGAAACATCAAGTGCTGGTGATGACCTGCCATCCGGAGCATGCCAAGGAGATGGAACAAGGGTATGAGGTGAAATTTGGGTGA
- a CDS encoding DNA repair exonuclease, with product MINILHTADFHLGRHFRDHPEAQDKLIQARYDTLESVVRLANEKKSDILSIAGDLFDRTSMNTSDVQRAVRAINGFSGKVVLVLPGNHDYITEDSELWSRFAKEADEHVIVLSNPKPMDLQEYDLKAMVYPGPCNAKHSNENAIGWIREVEKNQEMIQIGIAHGSIEGVSPDFEQRYYPMILKELKNTGVNIWLLGHTHVTWPEKPGNRDLIFNPGTPEPDGFDCRHEGHAFFITINENKEIEAEILSTGTYLFVQRLETLEKEQDLKKLVDSITKDDYSHVVLQLTLEGHLDPELYDEWRSTLPTLRKNVLELKLHDSDLVQRVTREQIRQEFPEGSFPYRLLSEFFEDEDEQALQMAYEIIQEVKDEN from the coding sequence ATGATTAATATTCTCCACACTGCTGATTTTCACCTCGGTCGCCACTTTCGTGACCATCCTGAAGCTCAGGATAAGTTGATCCAGGCAAGATATGATACTCTCGAATCTGTTGTAAGACTGGCAAATGAAAAAAAGTCTGACATTCTGAGTATTGCCGGTGACCTGTTTGATCGCACTTCTATGAATACTAGTGATGTACAAAGGGCTGTGAGGGCTATCAATGGATTTTCGGGAAAGGTAGTCTTAGTGCTACCAGGGAATCATGACTATATAACAGAAGACAGCGAACTGTGGAGCCGGTTTGCTAAGGAGGCAGATGAGCATGTTATTGTGCTAAGTAACCCTAAACCAATGGATCTGCAAGAATATGACTTGAAAGCTATGGTCTATCCCGGTCCCTGCAATGCCAAGCATTCGAATGAAAACGCTATCGGCTGGATCAGGGAAGTTGAAAAGAACCAGGAAATGATTCAAATTGGCATAGCTCATGGAAGTATCGAAGGAGTATCACCGGATTTTGAACAGCGATATTATCCCATGATACTAAAAGAACTCAAGAATACCGGAGTGAATATCTGGCTGTTGGGTCATACGCATGTTACCTGGCCTGAAAAACCGGGGAACAGGGATTTAATTTTTAATCCGGGTACCCCCGAGCCTGACGGTTTCGACTGCCGGCATGAAGGACACGCTTTCTTTATCACAATAAATGAAAATAAAGAAATTGAGGCCGAAATACTTAGCACCGGAACCTACCTGTTTGTACAGCGTCTCGAGACGTTGGAAAAGGAGCAGGATCTGAAGAAGCTGGTGGATTCTATTACCAAGGATGATTATTCCCATGTAGTCCTTCAACTTACCTTGGAAGGGCATCTGGATCCTGAGTTGTATGATGAGTGGAGGTCAACCCTCCCGACGCTTAGAAAAAACGTGCTGGAATTGAAATTGCATGATAGCGATTTAGTACAACGGGTGACTAGAGAGCAGATCAGGCAGGAATTCCCCGAAGGGTCTTTTCCCTATCGGCTGCTTTCTGAATTCTTTGAAGATGAGGATGAACAGGCATTGCAAATGGCCTACGAAATAATCCAAGAGGTAAAAGATGAGAATTAG